The following are encoded in a window of Mustela nigripes isolate SB6536 chromosome 1, MUSNIG.SB6536, whole genome shotgun sequence genomic DNA:
- the LOC132011714 gene encoding olfactory receptor 51H1-like — protein MSPFNQTTDNHQTFTLTGIPGMPEKDFWMALPLCLLYSTTFLGNVIILVVIKVERSLHEPMYYFLAMLAATDLSLSLSSMPTMISVHWFNWHSVTLDACVTQMFFIHTFGGVESGVLVAMAFDRFVAIHFPLHYATILTHGVISKIGAIVLLRSVGAVLPVPFFIKRLPFCHSNILSHAYCLHQDAMRLACADTRVNSIYGLLAVIFIIVLDALILLISYFLILQAVLGIASREERLKALNTCFSHICAVLLFYVPLIGMTLIHRFGKHLSPIVHTLMANVYLLLPPVLNPVVYSVRTKQIRQRIVRVFCGDRIGP, from the coding sequence ATGTCACCGTTCAACCAAACTACTGATAACCACCAGACCTTCACTTTGACTGGCATTCCGGGAATGCCAGAGAAAGACTTCTGGATGGCCTTGCCCCTCTGCCTTCTTTACAGTACCACATTCTTAGGTAATGTCATCATCCTTGTTGTCATCAAGGTTGAGCGAAGTCTCCATGAACCTATGTATTATTTTCTAGCTATGCTAGCTGCCACTGACCTCAGCCTTTCACTATCTTCCATGCCCACCATGATTAGTGTTCACTGGTTCAACTGGCATTCAGTAACTCTTGATGCCTGTGTCACTCAGATGTTCTTTATCCATACCTTTGGGGGAGTTGAATCAGGTGTTCTGGTTGCCATGGCCTTTGATCGCTTTGTGGCTATCCACTTCCCTTTGCACTATGCTACCATTCTCACTCATGGAGTCATCAGCAAGATTGGAGCAATAGTCCTGCTACGAAGTGTGGGTGCAGTGCTCCCTGTGCCTTTTTTCATCAAAAGGCTACCTTTCTGCCACTCCAATATCCTTTCCCATGCATACTGCCTCCATCAGGATGCCATGAGGCTTGCCTGCGCTGACACCCGTGTCAATAGCATCTATGGCCTGCTGGCTGTGATCTTCATCATTGTACTAGATGCCTTGATCCTTTTGATTTCTTACTTTCTAATTCTCCAGGCAGTACTGGGCATTGCTTCCCGAGAAGAGAGACTCAAGGCTCTCAACACCTGCTTCTCTCATATCTGTGCAGTATTGCTCTTCTACGTGCCTCTCATTGGTATGACTCTGATTCACCGCTTTGGAAAGCATTTGTCACCAATAGTGCACACTCTCATGGCCAATGTCTATCTGCTGCTCCCTCCTGTGCTCAATCCTGTTGTATACAGTGTTAGGACCAAGCAGATCCGGCAGCGGATTGTCCGGGTGTTCTGTGGGGACAGGATTGGTCCTTAA